The Puntigrus tetrazona isolate hp1 chromosome 3, ASM1883169v1, whole genome shotgun sequence genome contains a region encoding:
- the tom1 gene encoding LOW QUALITY PROTEIN: target of Myb protein 1 (The sequence of the model RefSeq protein was modified relative to this genomic sequence to represent the inferred CDS: deleted 1 base in 1 codon), whose amino-acid sequence MEFFTGNPFSTPVGQLIEHATSSSLPSEDWSLNMEICDIVNETDEGPKDAVRAIKKKILGNRNFKEVMLTLSVLEACVKNCGHRFHIYVSTRDFVENVLVQTILPKNNAPVVLQDRVLSMIQAWSDAFRSSPDLTGVVTVYEDLRRKGVEFPMTELNGCSPIHTPNRTIESASPVTAHTESHSVTSSQPQNTETPITLSPQQMKTMKTELEVVRNNISVMSDMMSQMEPASLEPSDTELLQQLYSMTKDMQGRMVELIPRLSDEKLIEQLLCANDDTHTTFAQYHRFERHLSRQSSAQSNSANTNLIDLGTPNQSKAANGAHSTISQSAVSALSNQMAGLSTKADDLKLSKSGSSQKSSPECSAGPEALAATRRQRQDTGADDSLDSTSLGSSPQFHWMLEKGMIPVSQSEVMDDIEQWLDVDDDDDAEGVTSEEFDKFLAERAKAAERLPSVKASQHDPGRSQL is encoded by the exons ATGGAGTTTTTCACAGGAAACCCCTTTTCTACACCCGTGGGTCAACTTATAG AACATGCCACCAGTTCCTCTCTCCCGTCCGAAGACTGGAGCCTCAACATGGAGATCTGTGACATTGTCAATGAAACCGATGAAGG ACCTAAAGATGCTGTCAGAGCAATCAAGAAGAAGATACTGGGAAATAGGAATTTCAAAGAGGTTATGCTGACTTTGAGC GTGTTGGAGGCCTGTGTGAAGAACTGCGGGCACAGATTCCACATCTACGTGTCCACCAGAGACTTTGTGGAGAACGTTTTAGTCCAGACGATCCTGCCTAAAAACAACGCCCCAGTGGTTCTTCAGGACAGAGTCTTGAGCATGATACAG GCGTGGTCCGATGCCTTTCGTAGTTCTCCAGATTTGACCGGAGTCGTGACTGTCTATGAGGACCTCAGGAGGAAAGGCGTGGAGTTTCCCATGACTGAACTGAATGGATGTTCCCCTATACACACTCCCAACAGG ACCATCGAGTCGGCGTCTCCGGTGACGGCTCACACAGAAAGTCACTCCGTCACGTCGTCACAGCCACAGAATACAGAGACGCCCATCACACTGTCACCTcaacag atGAAAACAATGAAGACCGAACTGGAGGTGGTTCGTAATAATATATCAGTGATGTCGGACATGATGAGTCAGATGGAGCCCGCGAGTCTTGAGCCGTCAGACACAGAGCTGCTGCAG CAGCTCTACTCCATGACCAAAGATATGCAGGGCCGGATGGTGGAGCTCATACCCAGACTGAGCGATGAGAAGCTTATAGAGCAGCTACTCTGTGCCAACGACGAC ACGCACACCACGTTCGCACAGTATCACAG attTGAAAGACATCTCAGTAGACAAAGCAGTGCACAATCT AATTCAGCTAACACCAATCTTATTGATTTGGGAACTCCCAACCAATCAAAGGCAGCCAACGGCGCTCACAGCacaatcagccaatcagcagtcAGCGCACTGTCCAATCAGATGGCAGGACTGA GCACAAAAGCTGATGATTTAAAACTAAGTAAAAGCGGCTCTTCACAAAAAAG CAGTCCAGAATGCTCTGCAGGTCCAGAAGCTCTTGCAGCCACTCGAAGACAGCGACAGGACACCGGAGCG GATGACAGCCTAGACTCCACCTCCCTCGGCAGCTCGCCTCAGTTTCACTGGATGCTTGAAAAGGGAATG ATTCCTGTCAGTCAGAGTGAGGTGATGGATGACATCGAGCAATGGCTGGACGTAGATGAT GACGACGATGCTGAAGGAGTGACCAGTGAAG AGTTTGATAAGTTCTTAGCAGAACGAGCGAAAGCAGCGGAGCGTCTTCCTTCAGTGAAAGCATCGCAGCACGACCCGGGCCGTTCACAACTCTAG